In Cryptomeria japonica chromosome 10, Sugi_1.0, whole genome shotgun sequence, a genomic segment contains:
- the LOC131859173 gene encoding receptor-like protein kinase HSL1, whose protein sequence is MKTFSFAQAYSSNNAPLPLAFFPCIITFSLLLPPCASLSQDGLILLKIKKADWGETNILSGWNESHQTPCGWSGISCDTFNTDTKIDLTVPFLSSNLTFAICSLPNLTTLILSLNEFSGSFPHGLLRCRRLRKLDLSSNHGSFPDGLLRCKRLRKLDLSRNEFARRLPSRISELSELRKLYLDYNDFSGSIPPTFGMLSKPEALFLDHNRLNGTFEVPGNLKSLVSFDIGNNALQPGVVTRELRNSRQLRNIGLENCKIVGRIIYGVVFLRQFDAAGLVGYVAQSSTG, encoded by the exons ATGAAAACCTTTTCGTTTGCTCAAGCATATTCAAGCAATAATGCCCCGCTCCCTCTCGCTTTCTTTCCCTGCATTATCACTTTTTCTCTTTTGCTTCCACCCTGCGCTTCCCTCTCCCAGGATGGCCTAATTCTGCTTAAAATTAAAAAGGCAGATTGGGGAGAAACTAATATTTTGAGTGGATGGAATGAATCTCACCAAACTCCGTGTGGTTGGAGTGGAATCTCCTGTGATACATTCAACACCGATACCAAAATTGATCTCACGGTTCCTTTTCTTTCTAGCAACTTGACATTTGCTATATGTAGCCTTCCTAATCTAACGACGTTGATTCTCTCATTGAATGAATTCAGCGGTTCTTTCCCCCACGGCCTCTTGCGGTGCAGGCGTTTGAGGAAGCTCGATCTGTCGTCAAACCA CGGTTCCTTCCCCGACGGCCTCTTGCGTTGCAAGCGTTTGCGGAAGCTCGACTTGTCGCGAAACGAGTTTGCTAGAAGGCTGCCCAGTCGTATCTCCGAATTGAGCGAGTTGAGGAAGTTGTACCTGGATTATAATGATTTCAGTGGCTCCATTCCTCCAACCTTTGGAATGCTGTCAAAGCCTGAAGCTCTCTTCCTCGACCACAATAGGTTGAATGGGACATTTGAAGTTCCCGGGAATTTGAAGTCTCTGGTTAGCTTCGATATTGGCAATAATGCTCTGCAACCTGGTGTCGTAACGAGAGAGCTTCGGAATTCAAGGCAACTGCGGAACATAGGGCTAGAAAACTGTAAGATTGTAGGCAGAATCATTTATGGGGTAGTATTCCTTCGGCAGTTTGACGCAGCTGGATTGGTTGGATATGTCGCACAATCATCTACGGGGTAG